Proteins encoded together in one Sinorhizobium meliloti window:
- a CDS encoding sugar ABC transporter substrate-binding protein, which produces MRKLITATLLATLMAGSALADTKLKLVEVITSPERTETLKSIVAKFEQANPGTTVEIISLPWGEAFQKFATMVSAGEIPDVMEMPDTWLSLYANNGMLESLEPYLEKWEHTPGLTERALELGRDVNDTAYMLPYGFYLRAMFYNKKLLSEAGVAEPPKTMDDFVKASEAVSKLPGKSGYCLRGGPGGLNGWVMFGATMAGDNKFFNEDGTSTMNSEGWIKGLTWVIDLYKNGLAPKDSVNWGFNEIVAGFYSGTCAFLDQDPDALIAIAQRMKPEDFGVTTMPKGPSGKAFTTIGFAGWSILAASQNKDISWKLIETLEGPEGNIEWNKRTGALPVHKSAEKDPFYASPQFKGWFDELADKDVVLTVMPTYLEEFAFFKDSLAIKTTQEALLGDITPEELANQWADYLTKAQQKYLASKK; this is translated from the coding sequence ATGAGGAAACTGATCACCGCCACCCTGCTTGCCACGCTGATGGCCGGCAGCGCCCTTGCCGACACCAAGCTGAAGCTCGTCGAGGTCATCACCAGCCCCGAGCGCACCGAAACGCTGAAGTCGATCGTCGCCAAGTTCGAACAGGCTAACCCCGGCACGACCGTGGAAATCATTTCGCTGCCCTGGGGCGAAGCCTTCCAGAAATTCGCGACCATGGTCTCGGCCGGCGAAATCCCCGACGTCATGGAAATGCCGGACACCTGGCTGTCGCTCTACGCCAATAACGGCATGCTCGAAAGCCTCGAGCCCTATCTCGAAAAGTGGGAGCACACCCCCGGCCTCACCGAGCGCGCGCTCGAACTCGGCCGCGACGTCAACGACACCGCCTATATGCTGCCCTATGGCTTCTATCTCCGGGCGATGTTCTACAACAAGAAGCTGCTCTCCGAAGCGGGCGTCGCCGAACCGCCGAAGACGATGGACGACTTCGTCAAGGCTTCCGAGGCGGTCTCCAAGCTGCCGGGCAAATCGGGCTATTGCCTGCGCGGCGGTCCGGGCGGCCTCAACGGCTGGGTCATGTTCGGCGCGACCATGGCCGGCGACAACAAGTTCTTCAACGAGGACGGCACCTCGACGATGAACAGCGAGGGCTGGATCAAGGGCCTCACCTGGGTCATCGACCTCTACAAGAACGGCCTCGCCCCCAAGGATAGCGTCAACTGGGGCTTCAACGAGATCGTCGCCGGCTTCTACAGCGGCACCTGCGCCTTCCTCGACCAGGATCCGGACGCGTTGATCGCGATCGCCCAGCGCATGAAGCCGGAGGATTTCGGCGTCACCACCATGCCCAAGGGGCCGAGCGGCAAGGCCTTTACCACGATCGGCTTTGCCGGCTGGTCGATTCTTGCCGCCAGCCAGAACAAGGATATCTCCTGGAAGCTGATCGAAACGCTGGAAGGCCCCGAAGGCAATATCGAGTGGAACAAGCGCACCGGCGCGCTGCCCGTCCATAAGTCGGCCGAGAAGGACCCCTTCTATGCGAGCCCGCAGTTCAAGGGCTGGTTCGATGAACTCGCCGACAAGGACGTCGTGCTGACGGTCATGCCGACCTATCTCGAAGAATTCGCCTTCTTCAAGGATTCGCTCGCCATCAAGACGACCCAGGAGGCCCTGCTCGGCGACATCACGCCGGAAGAGCTCGCCAATCAATGGGCCGACTACCTGACCAAGGCGCAGCAGAAGTACCTCGCAAGCAAGAAGTAA
- a CDS encoding sugar ABC transporter permease has protein sequence MAYAARHDGLPATRPPLMKRIADASAPYLYTAPGLILIVTVMLVPLVLGISYAFRDIQLLNPFSGGFVGLDHFRALAQDQAFFRSLRNTLWWTGASVFLQFAFGLILALLLDKPFYGRAVAQALVFLPWAVPSFLAGLNWAWLFNPVVGPLPHWFFALGIMSQPNNILSDPQLAMWGPIIANIWWGIPFFAITLLAALQAIPRDLYEAASIDGAGPVQRFLSITLPFLAPTIAITILLRTVWISNFADLIIVMTNGGPADRTQIVASYIFTQAFKRLDFGYASAIALVLLALLLAYSLLIVILRQWLLSKD, from the coding sequence ATGGCCTATGCCGCACGCCATGACGGCCTGCCCGCAACCCGTCCGCCGCTGATGAAGCGGATCGCCGACGCCTCTGCGCCCTATCTCTATACCGCTCCGGGGCTCATCCTGATCGTTACGGTCATGCTCGTGCCTCTGGTGCTCGGGATCTCCTACGCTTTCCGCGACATCCAGCTGCTCAACCCCTTCTCCGGCGGTTTCGTCGGCCTCGACCACTTCCGTGCGCTCGCCCAGGACCAGGCATTCTTCCGTTCGCTGCGCAACACGCTCTGGTGGACCGGCGCCTCCGTGTTCCTGCAGTTCGCCTTCGGACTCATCCTGGCACTCCTGCTCGACAAGCCATTCTATGGGCGTGCGGTTGCACAGGCGCTCGTCTTCCTGCCCTGGGCGGTGCCGAGTTTTCTGGCCGGCCTCAACTGGGCCTGGCTTTTCAACCCCGTCGTCGGTCCGCTGCCGCACTGGTTCTTCGCACTCGGCATCATGAGCCAGCCGAACAACATTCTGTCCGATCCCCAGCTTGCCATGTGGGGACCGATCATTGCCAATATCTGGTGGGGCATCCCCTTCTTCGCGATCACCCTGCTGGCAGCGCTCCAGGCGATCCCGCGCGACCTTTACGAGGCAGCGAGCATCGACGGCGCCGGCCCGGTGCAGCGTTTCCTTTCAATCACCCTTCCCTTCCTGGCGCCCACGATCGCGATCACCATTCTGCTGCGTACGGTCTGGATCTCCAATTTCGCCGATCTCATCATCGTCATGACCAATGGCGGGCCGGCGGACCGAACCCAGATCGTCGCAAGCTACATCTTCACCCAGGCGTTCAAGCGGCTGGATTTCGGTTATGCCTCGGCGATCGCGCTGGTGCTGCTGGCGCTGCTCCTCGCCTATTCATTGCTGATCGTGATCCTGCGGCAGTGGCTCCTGAGCAAGGATTGA
- a CDS encoding carbohydrate ABC transporter permease, protein MRAKQAFLTIAHRLAILAYIAFALFPLFWLLKVAVTPNDLLYSEGIRLWPSRASLEHFDFVLRHSAFPVFFRNSLIVSGSTAVIVTILASLSGYALSRFRFRGKYWLVTLMLLTQMFPLVMLVAPIFKILSPLGLTNSLTGLVVVYTAFNVPFATFLMQSFFDGIPKDLEEAAMIDGATQFVAFRQIILPLTLPGIAATLGFVFTAAWSELLFSLMLISGNAQATFPVGLLSFVSKFSVDFGQMMAAGVLALIPACLFFLLIQRYLVQGLTAGAVKG, encoded by the coding sequence ATGCGCGCCAAACAAGCATTTCTGACCATTGCGCATCGCCTGGCGATCCTCGCTTATATCGCCTTCGCGCTCTTCCCGCTCTTCTGGCTGCTCAAGGTCGCCGTCACGCCGAACGATCTCCTCTATTCGGAGGGCATTCGTCTCTGGCCGTCGCGGGCGAGCCTCGAACACTTCGACTTCGTGCTGCGGCACAGCGCCTTCCCGGTGTTCTTCCGCAACAGCCTGATCGTTTCCGGGTCGACCGCCGTCATCGTCACCATCCTCGCCTCGCTCTCCGGCTACGCGCTCTCGCGCTTCCGGTTCCGGGGCAAATACTGGCTGGTCACGCTGATGCTGCTGACGCAGATGTTTCCTCTGGTGATGCTGGTCGCGCCGATCTTCAAGATCCTCTCGCCGCTGGGGCTGACCAACAGCCTCACCGGACTCGTCGTCGTCTACACCGCCTTCAACGTTCCCTTCGCGACATTCCTGATGCAGTCCTTCTTCGACGGCATTCCGAAAGACCTGGAAGAGGCGGCGATGATCGACGGCGCGACACAGTTCGTCGCCTTCCGCCAGATCATCCTGCCGCTGACGCTGCCCGGAATCGCCGCGACCCTCGGCTTCGTCTTCACCGCCGCCTGGAGCGAACTGCTCTTCTCGCTGATGCTGATCTCCGGCAACGCACAGGCGACCTTCCCGGTCGGGCTCCTGTCCTTCGTTTCGAAATTCTCGGTCGACTTCGGGCAGATGATGGCCGCCGGCGTGCTGGCGCTGATACCGGCCTGCCTCTTCTTCCTCCTCATTCAACGCTATCTCGTCCAGGGCCTCACGGCCGGCGCGGTGAAAGGCTGA